AGAAACTCTCTGGTAACTACTTTTTCTTGGATAGTGCTGCTGTTTAATCTTATACACAGTGAAAAAGTATTATGATAAAGGCATGGGAAATAACGCCTTATCATCTGATTTACCTTATCAATTGTACATTAGCTTATTACCACTTTCTGTGTGTACATCTCTAAACCTCTTATTTATTCACTATAGAATTATCTATACAGCAAAagaatatatatacaagtacattttaatattaatatataaGAAATATTTTATACATGAAATTACCAACAGTTACTTCCAAAAAATGTTATTTATTTGCCTGATAAGTCTACCGCCAGCAAATGCTACGGTGATAAATGTCACTACCAATTGTGTTACTATCAATGTTAAAGCAGCGAAAATAAATCTAGGGCAGAATATCTTCCATACCATTAAATGCCTCCTAAAATTGGTTACCCAGATAAAACTGCTCAAACATAATACTGTATGGTATACTAGCAGCATGCCGCAATTGGAAACGACGCGTGCAAGAAGGGTATTTGACCTTAAGACACCTGGTGGTTGTTTTAACAGGGTCAACAGTGCAACTGCGATTCCACAAATAATATGAGGGCCAAAGGTATTAAATATTATGCCAATATGAGTGAACGGAAAAGTTATACGCTCCGTTAAAATAAAGCCCATATCCCATTGGACAGAAGGGATAGTTGCCTGATGACCTGTGCTAAAAAACTGTTGATACGATAATAAACCAATTGCGACAGGTCCGATCAGGTTTTCCTTTAGTTTTAATAAATCAATGATTTCTAAAATGGATAATAGCTGATTGCACATCAGGAACAGTGAGATTTGAGCCATGGGTTTGCTGAAGAGCATAATACACATGAAGAAGTTTATCACCAATAAAAAGTATTGTGCACCGTAAACATTATGATAACCTAATATTGTAGCCTGTTGAGACTTATCATCGTTATTATGAATATTCAACTTGATACATAACGGACCCATCATCCACCCAACATTAGCAGCTATCAAAGAAATCCCGAATACTATCCTGGATATAGTCAATTTAAAGATCCCGAAATCCAATAGTTCGTTTCCCGGTGAATTTTCATATGCAGTTAATGCCCAATATATGAAATTCATGAATAGTACAGACTTCATTAACATTCCTATCCACAATGGCGCAGCAGTTTGGTATGAAGATGAAATATTATAATAACCTTTTACGCATGATGGAGTTGCGAATACCAACAATAAACAGATCGAAATCACTGTTAATGAGTAATTATTGTCCGAATTGAAATTTGGCGTACAGAATTGACCCTGCTCCTCTCTGCAAATTGTTATCATAGAAGCTAATCGAGTGCAGAGTATTAGAACAATTGAATGGTACCCACCAATAATCCTTGCAAATCTTCCAAGAGGTAATGCCTCAGAATTCGCTTGTCCTGATGTTGCGCCTGAAACAGTACCCTGTTTGTCTCCTAGACCTGCAGCCAATATTGCTGTTGTATATTGTCTTCTTGGGAGAAATGTAAATTCATAGAGGCACAGCACACCAAATGTAATGAGTAGAAAGCTTACAATTTTGTCTTCCCATATGACGAAAGAGTTAGATGTGAATAAAACTGCGTGCAATGTAATTAACATAGCTGCAATTCTAGACCAATAATCTGAAAACTCTTCAATAAATCTGAATGCCAACCATGTCAGGTTATAGCGATCAAATATAGAAACAAAGCATCCTACAACTATCCCAGATGCAGTTGCGAGCAAAGAAGACCAAAACCAGCCGGAGAGAAATTCAGGTTGACCTAAAACGTAGAAAGTTCCTAGGTAGCAGACATTAGAAATTAACGTCATCATAAAAATATTTGATACAAGCTCTGAGACCATTTTCCCAACTACAATTGAAGGTATCAGACGAGTGACTGTGATTAGTAGTATCAAAGATAACACTAAGAGTAAAATACCATGACCAATGCTATGGTAGTCAAACCTAGCCCATTGATCTTTGCAAGCCTCTAAAAGAATTTCTTGGTATTCTGATGAACCTTTCATTGATACGTTAGCGTTTGTGTAAAGCCGATCAAGCACTTTGTCCTTCGCAGTTCCGGTAGTAATCTGACTAGTCTTTCTATATTTCTCAAGCTGTTGGAGAGTCAGATAGTTGAAAAATTGGCGTTCTTTCTCGGTTGATGCAATTTCGTCAATTGGCCAACCCAAATTATTGAATGGAATTGGTAAACCTAAAAGTAACGATAAGGTTGGGACCAAATCAATTTGATTAACTTGGGGGTATGATGCACCAGCGTCAGTAAGATTGTAAAATTTGGGGTCCTTACGGTTCCAGACATCTTTCTTTGGAGTATAAAGCCATAAAACTGACTCTAACTCGTCTTTTGAATCTCCCCCATGATTCCCTGTATGGTCCATTCCATGGTCGCCCATTACTACCAGTAATGTATCGTCATCAATTGAACCTATTATACTACGAATAAACTGGTCCACTTGGTTTTGCTTCTCAAGCATGCTATAATGACTTGGTCCATATTTATGGCCAACATGATCTATGCCCAGCATGTGCCCAATTAGCACGTCCCATTCTTTTGTTTCATTcttattatttattaaatgCTGCTGGAAGTATGAAATCACGCCGGTATCTACCGTGTCAAAATCCCATATATTTAAAGATTCGTAAGGCTCACTCTTTTCGGATAGATATGGATTGAATAGTGCTTCCCAAGTATCATCCCCTACAAAAAAAACGGTCTTATTATTTTGATGCATTTGCATTAAAAGATTGTCTTCAACGATAGTATCACCATTAAAATTAGATCCAGCGTCAATAAAAGTAGGCAAGGACCCAGTAGTTAAGCCCTTTAGCCTTTGCAACGTTGTAGTCGGCGGATCAGCCATAAACTTCAGTAACACGGAATTCTCGGAATAATCATACAGAGCTTTCAGGTTATTGTGATAGTTTGGATTATATTTTGCTGAAGAATTATCTACTGGTATGACAAAGTCGAACCTTAGTGCATCAACAACTAATATTACCGTTTTATTGAATTTACCATAGTGTCTATTCTCATACCCTGCAAAAGTAGCAGCATCATCTAGCACCTTTCTTGTAAGTAAAAACCCTCTAGCAAAAAATGCTATAGCAATAAATTGCAGAATTGCCAAGGATAGTAGAAATAGGATATATATTGTGTGGGTTGCGCGAAATCGATCGTTGTGTAGCCTGGCGATTTTTCTGCCACCATCATTGCCAATCAATACACTTTTCAGCAGCAACGCCTCATCTAATTTTGTATTCACCATGTCTCTCATCACAAATATGTAACACGTTAGGGCTCCTTAAAGGCTTCCAGGTCCCCTTCTTTTCTATTTGTGTAGCTTTAGGATTGTATAATATTTAGCTATCAACGTTTGATAATGAATATCTGAAAAGCCGAGCCAGTCACATGAATTGTAAGCATAAACAAATAACTCTAAAATACAAGAATAAGAGGTAGGATATATTTACAAAGGTTATTTATGCTTTATTAGACATGatgttattattaataGCACATAATTGGGATGCTTTG
This window of the Eremothecium sinecaudum strain ATCC 58844 chromosome VII, complete sequence genome carries:
- the GPI13 gene encoding mannose-ethanolamine phosphotransferase GPI13 (Syntenic homolog of Ashbya gossypii AGR126C; Syntenic homolog of Saccharomyces cerevisiae YLL031C (GPI13)) gives rise to the protein MRDMVNTKLDEALLLKSVLIGNDGGRKIARLHNDRFRATHTIYILFLLSLAILQFIAIAFFARGFLLTRKVLDDAATFAGYENRHYGKFNKTVILVVDALRFDFVIPVDNSSAKYNPNYHNNLKALYDYSENSVLLKFMADPPTTTLQRLKGLTTGSLPTFIDAGSNFNGDTIVEDNLLMQMHQNNKTVFFVGDDTWEALFNPYLSEKSEPYESLNIWDFDTVDTGVISYFQQHLINNKNETKEWDVLIGHMLGIDHVGHKYGPSHYSMLEKQNQVDQFIRSIIGSIDDDTLLVVMGDHGMDHTGNHGGDSKDELESVLWLYTPKKDVWNRKDPKFYNLTDAGASYPQVNQIDLVPTLSLLLGLPIPFNNLGWPIDEIASTEKERQFFNYLTLQQLEKYRKTSQITTGTAKDKVLDRLYTNANVSMKGSSEYQEILLEACKDQWARFDYHSIGHGILLLVLSLILLITVTRLIPSIVVGKMVSELVSNIFMMTLISNVCYLGTFYVLGQPEFLSGWFWSSLLATASGIVVGCFVSIFDRYNLTWLAFRFIEEFSDYWSRIAAMLITLHAVLFTSNSFVIWEDKIVSFLLITFGVLCLYEFTFLPRRQYTTAILAAGLGDKQGTVSGATSGQANSEALPLGRFARIIGGYHSIVLILCTRLASMITICREEQGQFCTPNFNSDNNYSLTVISICLLLVFATPSCVKGYYNISSSYQTAAPLWIGMLMKSVLFMNFIYWALTAYENSPGNELLDFGIFKLTISRIVFGISLIAANVGWMMGPLCIKLNIHNNDDKSQQATILGYHNVYGAQYFLLVINFFMCIMLFSKPMAQISLFLMCNQLLSILEIIDLLKLKENLIGPVAIGLLSYQQFFSTGHQATIPSVQWDMGFILTERITFPFTHIGIIFNTFGPHIICGIAVALLTLLKQPPGVLRSNTLLARVVSNCGMLLVYHTVLCLSSFIWVTNFRRHLMVWKIFCPRFIFAALTLIVTQLVVTFITVAFAGGRLIRQINNIFWK